One region of Mycobacterium riyadhense genomic DNA includes:
- a CDS encoding OsmC family protein translates to MTELWVERTGSRRYTGYSSRGAQVLIGSEDVDGVFTPGELLKIALAACSGMASDQPLAHRLGADYQAVVKVSGAADRDQERYPLLEEILELDLSSLSRDDKERLLVVVNRAVDLVCTVGRTLKSGTNVAFEIADVGS, encoded by the coding sequence GACGGAACTCTGGGTCGAGCGCACCGGCTCGCGCCGCTACACCGGCTACAGCTCACGCGGCGCGCAGGTACTCATCGGTTCCGAGGACGTCGACGGGGTATTCACGCCCGGCGAGCTGCTCAAGATCGCACTCGCCGCGTGCAGCGGGATGGCCAGCGACCAGCCGCTGGCCCATCGCCTCGGCGCCGACTACCAAGCGGTGGTCAAGGTATCGGGTGCGGCCGACCGCGACCAGGAGCGCTATCCGCTGCTTGAGGAGATCCTCGAGCTCGACCTGTCGAGCTTGAGCCGGGACGACAAGGAGCGCCTGCTGGTGGTTGTCAACCGAGCCGTCGACTTGGTGTGCACCGTCGGGCGCACCCTGAAATCGGGAACCAACGTCGCATTCGAGATCGCCGATGTCGGATCCTGA
- a CDS encoding acylphosphatase has translation MSDPDTRLTAWVQGRVQGVGFRWWTRCRALELGLTGYAANHADGRVLVVAEGPRDAGETLLQLLRGGGTPGHVDKVVADWSQASEQFSGFDER, from the coding sequence ATGTCGGATCCTGACACGCGGCTGACGGCCTGGGTGCAGGGGCGCGTCCAGGGAGTCGGTTTCCGCTGGTGGACCCGCTGCCGGGCGCTGGAGTTGGGTCTCACCGGTTATGCGGCCAACCACGCCGACGGCCGGGTGCTGGTGGTCGCCGAGGGGCCGCGGGATGCCGGCGAAACGCTGCTGCAGCTGTTGCGGGGCGGCGGCACGCCCGGACACGTGGACAAGGTCGTCGCCGACTGGTCGCAGGCCTCGGAGCAATTCAGCGGATTCGACGAGCGGTGA